One genomic segment of Labrus bergylta chromosome 17, fLabBer1.1, whole genome shotgun sequence includes these proteins:
- the c7b gene encoding complement component 7b, whose protein sequence is MKLNLAARLSSLALLSVLLSSASCQQPVNCRWGPYGDWSVCDGCSRTKVRTRHVEVYAQFGGVPCPGEATETHPCVPLKGCPLETGCGDRFRCTSGQCISRSLLCNGDQDCEDGLDERNCDEDRSHYSCDIDKTPPNSDFTGRGYDVLTGKLRAGVINTLSFGGQCRKVFSGDHKVFYRLPQNILRYNFEVTVENEESDESYESSWSYMQHITANALVGHDRRTFHKQLTDNKAHRLLILKNKVELAQFQNSAPEYLTLAEGFWKAVSLLPHTYDYSAYRQLLQMYGTHYLSEGSLGGDYQALLELDRQALESSSTTNIEYQRCWRKVKRRFFRKKVKTVCEKLTKAFASSHGHSNNKMPIKVNVFGGDPSFIAALSLLDLENPEANGEIYENWASSVKDFPGVVDQKLRPLYELVKEVQCAGLKKLHLKRATEEYLAEEHPCHCRPCQNNGQPLLTGTECRCVCRPETTGQACERGAVIGEQPGVIHGSWSCWSSWGPCSGGQRSRTRSCNNPAPSRGGHYCSGLQAEQKPCEDGEIEYLKVMEPQCFSLSVPPPKICGPPPNLRNGFIQNPRDFYLIGNTVEYSCIDNHYLSGDAVAECTENQKWRTGEMVCKSSTCEIPTLNREVLTTPTKAAYQIGDRVSLSCPAGSLLEGEVSEIMCSPSLLWSPSPADVLCKAVPTAPPAASGLKCKLWETVGENECVCKMPFQCTTSLLLCAKLSSSQTRLLGVCQLGALQCMGRSFTLVSDSECNWPEETSCTDCKPGTVCQESTGKCVCLNASECPKDSAPLCISSGDGSAAMTITECEAGARRCSGEQLNVISIEACPE, encoded by the exons ctGAATTTAGCTGCAAGACTGTCATCTTTGGCATTGTTGTCCGTCCTTCTGTCTTCAGCTAG CTGTCAGCAGCCTGTAAACTGCAGATGGGGGCCTTATGGAGATTGGTCTGTGTGTGACGGCTGCTCCAGAACAAAG GTGCGAACTCGCCATGTAGAGGTGTACGCCCAGTTTGGGGGTGTGCCATGTCCAGGAGAAGCCACAGAAACACATCCGTGTGTCCCGCTGAAAGGATGTCCCCTGGAAACAGGCTGTGGAGACAGGTTCCGCTGTACCTCTG GTCAGTGTATCAGCAGGTCTCTGTTGTGTAATGGAGATCAGGACTGTGAGGATGGTTTGGATGAGAGAAACTGTGATGAGGACAGAAGCCACTACTCATGTGACATCGACAAAACACCTCCCAACTCTGACTTCACTGGCAGAGG GTACGATGTGCTGACAGGTAAACTGAGAGCAGGTGTGATCAACACTCTGAGCTTCGGGGGGCAGTGCAGGAAGGTTTTCAGTGGAGACCATAAAGTATTTTATAGACTTCCTCAGAACATCCTCAGGTACAACTTTGAG GTGACAGTTGAAAATGAAGAGAGCGATGAGTCCTATGAAAGCTCCTGGTCCTACATGCAGCACATCACAGCCAACGCTTTGGTTGGACACGACCGTCGCACTTTCCACAAGCAGCTCACTGACAACAAG GCTCACAGACTTTTAATCCTGAAGAATAAAGTGGAGCTGGCCCAGTTTCAGAACTCGGCCCCCGAGTATCTCACTCTGGCTGAAGGCTTCTGGAAGGCTGTATCCTTGCTGCCTCACACATACGACTACTCAGCCTACCGCCAGCTGCTGCAAATGTACGGCACACATTACCTTTCAGAGGGCTCGCTGGGAGGAGACTATCAGGCTCTGTTGGAGCTAGACCGTCAGGCACTTGAATCATCCA GTACAACAAATATAGAATACCAGAGGTGTTGGAGAAAAGTGAAACGCCGTTTCTTCAGGAAGAAAGTAAAAACTGTCTGTGAAAAACTGACCAAAGCCTTTGCATCCAGCCACG gacacagcaacaacaaaatgcCCATTAAGGTCAACGTGTTTGGAGGAGACCCGTCCTTCATTGCTGCTCTGAGTCTTCTGGATCTGGAGAACCCAGAAGCTAATGGAGAGATCTACGAGAACTGGGCGTCGTCTGTCAAAGACTTCCCTGGAGTCGTAGACCAGAAG ctGCGCCCTCTGTACGAGCTGGTGAAGGAGGTGCAGTGTGCAGGTTTAAAGAAGCTCCACCTGAAAAGAGCCACAGAGGAGTACCTGGCGGAGGAGCATCCCTGTCACTGCAGGCCCTGCCAGAACAACGGGCAGCCTCTGCTGACCGGCACAGAGTGTCGCTGTGTCTGCCGGCCGGAAACGACAGGACAAGCGTGTGAGAGGGGAGCTGTGATCGGAGAACAACCAg GGGTGATCCATGGCAGCTGGAGCTGCTGGTCCTCCTGGGGACCCTGctctggaggtcagagatcaagGACCAGAAGTTGCAACAACCCCGCCCCCAGCAGAGGAGGTCACTACTGCTCCGGACTGCAGGCGGAGCAGAAGCCTTGTGAGGACGGAGAAATCGAGTACTTAAA ggTGATGGAGCCCCAGTGCTTTAGTCTCTCGGTGCCTCCACCAAAAATATGTGGGCCGCCTCCAAACCTCAGGAATGGATTTATTCAG aatcCCAGAGATTTTTACCTGATTGGGAACACAGTGGAGTACTCCTGCATAGACAATCATTACCTCAGTGGAGACGCTGTAGCTGAATGCACTGAAAACCAGAAATGGAGGACAGGAGAGATGGTTTGTAAAA GTTCAACATGTGAGATTCCAACACTCAACAGGGAAGTTTTGACCACACCCACCAAAGCGGCCTATCAGATTGGAGACAGAGTGTCCCTGTCATGTCCTGCAGGATCACTGCTGGAAGGAGAGGTGTCAGAGATCATGTGCAGTCCCAGTCTGCTGTGGTCTCCCTCTCCAGCTGACGTGCTTTGTAAAGCTG TCCCCACAGCTCCACCTGCTGCATCTGGCCTGAAGTGTAAACTGTGGGAGACAGTAGGagaaaatgagtgtgtgtgcaaaatGCCATTTCAGTGCAC gACTTCCCTGCTGTTGTGTGCCAAACTCAGCTCAAGTCAAACccgtctgctcggtgtgtgtcaGCTGGGAGCTCTGCAGTGTATGGGGCGGAGCTTCACGTTGGTCAGTGACAGCGAATGTAACTGGCCAGAGGAGACGTCCTGCACGGACTGCAAACCAGGGACAGTCTGTCAGG AATCAACTggaaagtgtgtgtgcctgaACGCCTCAGAGTGCCCCAAAGACTCCGCCCCCCTGTGCATCAGCTCAGGTGATGGGAGTGCTGCCATGACGATAACTGAATGCGAGGCGGGAGCCAGAAGGTGTTCTGGGGAGCAGCTCAATGTCATCAGTATTGAGGCTTGTCCAGAATAA